Proteins from a genomic interval of Kitasatospora kifunensis:
- a CDS encoding MbtH family protein — protein MTRADDLFTIVRNEEEQYSIWPAGQEIPTGWEQVGEPAERSACLERIGELWTDMRPASLRAHMGQST, from the coding sequence ATGACCAGAGCCGACGATCTCTTCACGATCGTACGCAACGAGGAGGAGCAGTACTCGATCTGGCCTGCGGGGCAGGAGATCCCAACGGGATGGGAGCAGGTCGGCGAGCCCGCCGAGCGCTCCGCCTGCCTGGAACGGATCGGCGAACTCTGGACGGACATGCGTCCGGCCAGCCTTCGGGCCCACATGGGCCAATCGACCTAG
- a CDS encoding amidinotransferase, translated as MSESVARPDSPVSAYNEWDPLEEVIVGIVDGAHFPPYDIEVSAPLSAEQRAVFRENAGRPFPADGIAAARDELDQLVDILGGEGVKVRRPEPRDHSQSYSAPGWSSTGLYDAMPRDMLLVVGQDIIEAPMSWRSRHHAASAFRPLLKEYFHGGARWSSPPKPELTDELYVEGWTDQPEGEPFRSVITEFEPTFDAADFVRCGRDIFGQRSHTTNAMGIEWLRRHLGDTYRVHELTLADDHPMHIDASLMPLAPGKLLIHPDRVPEVPAIFKDWEVRTAPLPVIPDGHPLYMTSKWINMNVLMIDEHKMVVEAQDEPMRRFAEDWGMEAILCPFRNFNSLGGSFHCATVDVRRRGELQSYF; from the coding sequence ATGAGTGAGTCAGTGGCCAGGCCCGACAGTCCTGTCAGCGCCTACAACGAGTGGGACCCCCTGGAGGAGGTGATCGTCGGCATCGTGGACGGTGCCCACTTTCCTCCCTACGACATCGAGGTCAGCGCACCGCTGTCAGCGGAGCAGCGGGCGGTGTTCCGGGAGAACGCCGGCCGGCCGTTCCCCGCCGACGGCATCGCGGCGGCGCGCGACGAACTCGACCAGCTGGTGGACATCCTGGGCGGCGAAGGGGTCAAGGTCCGTCGGCCGGAGCCGCGGGACCACAGCCAGTCCTACAGCGCCCCGGGTTGGTCGAGCACGGGTCTGTACGACGCGATGCCCCGTGACATGCTGCTGGTTGTCGGCCAGGACATCATCGAGGCGCCGATGTCGTGGCGTTCACGCCACCATGCGGCCTCGGCCTTCCGGCCGCTGCTCAAGGAGTACTTCCACGGGGGAGCCCGCTGGAGCTCGCCGCCCAAGCCCGAGCTCACCGACGAGCTGTACGTCGAGGGCTGGACCGACCAGCCGGAGGGCGAACCGTTCCGCTCGGTGATCACCGAGTTCGAGCCGACCTTCGACGCGGCCGACTTCGTCCGGTGCGGCCGTGACATCTTCGGCCAGCGCAGCCACACCACCAACGCGATGGGCATCGAGTGGCTGCGTCGGCACCTGGGCGACACCTACCGGGTGCACGAGCTGACCCTGGCCGACGACCACCCCATGCACATCGACGCGTCCCTGATGCCGCTGGCCCCGGGCAAGCTGCTGATCCACCCGGACCGGGTGCCGGAGGTTCCGGCGATCTTCAAGGACTGGGAAGTGCGCACGGCTCCGCTGCCGGTGATCCCCGACGGCCACCCGCTGTACATGACCAGCAAGTGGATCAACATGAACGTGCTCATGATCGACGAGCACAAGATGGTCGTGGAGGCGCAGGACGAGCCGATGCGCCGCTTCGCCGAAGACTGGGGGATGGAGGCCATCC
- a CDS encoding class I SAM-dependent methyltransferase produces MAEVDPITVDEMYTPRHPEGAERILNRSFAPRRAGLLYALVDDLDIGPGNVVLDIGGRDASHSIALVKAFGCDAVSVDPVDSNNERARAAVAEASLTGQVSIRPGVMEEIPAADGEFDLIFSRDMFFHVVGADQALAEARRVLKPGGCMVLYQTFATDRLEPLEKAQIYAGLAVAPERMSPDDFEKRALVAGFTIESNDIIGSEWREAWEEEGDCLTSRQLLYAARMIRKSEQLRAELGEADYRVELANALWGIYTMIGKLEPRIFLLRNPE; encoded by the coding sequence ATGGCAGAGGTCGATCCGATCACGGTCGACGAGATGTACACGCCTCGCCACCCGGAGGGGGCCGAGCGGATACTGAACCGTAGTTTCGCCCCCCGGCGGGCCGGCCTGCTGTACGCACTCGTCGATGATCTGGACATCGGGCCGGGCAACGTCGTGCTCGACATCGGCGGGCGCGACGCGTCGCATTCCATCGCACTGGTCAAGGCGTTCGGTTGTGACGCCGTGTCAGTTGATCCGGTGGACAGCAATAACGAGCGGGCGCGGGCCGCCGTGGCCGAGGCCTCGTTGACCGGCCAGGTGTCGATCAGACCCGGCGTGATGGAGGAGATCCCGGCCGCCGACGGTGAGTTCGACCTCATCTTCAGCCGGGACATGTTCTTCCACGTCGTCGGCGCCGACCAGGCGCTGGCCGAGGCCCGGCGCGTGCTCAAGCCCGGCGGATGCATGGTGCTGTACCAGACCTTTGCCACCGACCGCCTGGAGCCGCTGGAGAAGGCCCAGATCTATGCCGGCCTGGCCGTGGCACCCGAGCGCATGTCGCCGGACGACTTCGAGAAGCGGGCCCTGGTGGCCGGTTTCACTATCGAGTCGAACGACATCATCGGCTCCGAATGGCGTGAAGCGTGGGAAGAGGAAGGCGACTGCCTGACCTCCCGACAACTGCTCTACGCGGCACGGATGATCCGCAAGTCCGAGCAACTGCGAGCCGAGCTCGGCGAGGCCGATTACCGCGTCGAACTCGCCAATGCCCTTTGGGGCATCTACACGATGATCGGGAAGCTGGAGCCCCGGATCTTCCTGTTGCGCAATCCTGAATGA
- a CDS encoding acyl carrier protein, translating to MPVQEQDISRIWADIIGIPEADIHTNFFDLGGHSLQLMEVVARLNEQLGIDVDVLALMEYPTVAEFTSHWNERDQA from the coding sequence ATGCCGGTGCAAGAGCAAGATATTTCCCGGATTTGGGCGGATATCATTGGGATTCCAGAAGCCGACATCCACACCAACTTCTTCGACCTTGGTGGCCACTCGCTGCAGCTGATGGAAGTCGTCGCCCGCCTCAACGAGCAACTGGGCATCGACGTGGATGTTCTTGCATTGATGGAGTATCCGACGGTGGCTGAATTCACCTCTCACTGGAACGAGAGGGACCAGGCGTGA
- a CDS encoding fatty acid desaturase family protein: protein MEARQSRVFRHSSVDAILLLISLTQFAVTILLVADNPNGLWAKLGSFALLTFMMTYSVIIVSHLYSHRPWFVSDKLNAVMSLICSANIAQSVQAYRLAHVRNHHRFNNDRKGPDGTTRDITSTFRFSKDDGHAPLGRYLAFSLWGSISEFAITVATLPKACRVGKSEPLLLELASPKQGKTELRQIQADRLAVLALIALYAVLSWQWVLWCYLPAAAVAFTLVNVQNYYRHYGAQPKSRYANSISHYGRVYNWLTFNDGYHQEHHLRPSSHWSQLPRVNEEYSESFREDGHVVSPVPAVVGFLDFRRVALPAMANEVPGEQVAG from the coding sequence ATGGAAGCCCGGCAGTCCCGCGTTTTCCGACACAGTTCCGTCGACGCCATTCTGCTTCTGATCAGTCTCACTCAGTTCGCAGTGACAATCCTGCTCGTTGCTGACAACCCCAACGGGCTGTGGGCGAAGCTGGGTTCATTCGCGCTCCTGACTTTCATGATGACGTACAGCGTCATCATCGTCTCGCACCTGTACTCGCACCGGCCCTGGTTCGTCTCGGACAAACTGAACGCGGTGATGTCCCTCATCTGCTCGGCGAACATCGCGCAGTCCGTGCAGGCGTACCGGCTGGCCCACGTCCGCAACCACCACCGGTTCAACAACGACCGCAAGGGCCCGGACGGTACGACCCGGGACATCACGTCCACCTTCCGCTTCAGCAAGGACGACGGACACGCGCCGTTGGGGCGGTACCTGGCCTTCAGCCTCTGGGGTTCGATCAGCGAGTTCGCGATCACGGTGGCCACACTGCCGAAGGCCTGCCGGGTCGGGAAGAGCGAGCCGCTGCTCCTGGAGCTCGCCTCGCCGAAGCAGGGCAAGACCGAGCTGCGCCAGATCCAGGCCGACCGTCTCGCGGTCCTCGCCCTGATCGCGCTGTACGCGGTGCTGTCGTGGCAGTGGGTTCTCTGGTGCTACCTGCCCGCGGCGGCGGTGGCCTTCACTCTCGTCAACGTACAGAACTACTACCGGCACTACGGCGCCCAGCCCAAGAGCCGGTACGCGAACTCGATCAGCCACTACGGCCGTGTGTACAACTGGCTGACCTTCAACGACGGCTACCACCAGGAGCACCACCTGCGACCGTCGTCGCACTGGAGCCAACTGCCGCGAGTCAACGAGGAGTACAGCGAGTCGTTCCGCGAGGACGGGCACGTCGTCTCGCCGGTCCCGGCCGTGGTCGGATTCCTGGACTTCCGCCGGGTGGCCCTGCCGGCCATGGCCAACGAGGTGCCCGGCGAGCAGGTAGCCGGTTGA